Proteins from one Streptomyces sp. NBC_00289 genomic window:
- the hmgA gene encoding homogentisate 1,2-dioxygenase, producing the protein MSDGGTSRASVFERGGARKAAEELAHLSGFGNEHSSEAVPGALPEGRNSPQRAPLGLYAEQLSGTAFTEPRACNRRSWLYRIRPSAAHPAFSRTDNGAIRTAPFTGEAPDPNRLRWDPLPEPPAGTDFLAGLWTLGGNGDATQRTGMAVHLYHANSSMDRVFGDADGELLIVPEHGGLLLHTEFGRLHVEPAHIALIPRGVRFRVELLDESARGYVCENYGAAFRLPDLGPIGANGLAAPRDFRAPVAAYEDVEGPVEVVNKFCGNLWTATYDHSPLDVVAWHGNYVPYVYDLRRFNVLGTISHDHPDPSIFTVLTSPSDTPGLAGVDFVVFAPRWLVGEDTFRPPYFHRNVMSEYMGLIEGAYDAKTSGPGGFVAGGGSLHNMMSAHGPDRETFDRASAAELVPQKVDDGLAFMFETRWPVTLTSHAAHAEHLQPGYDDVWRGLERHFRPLH; encoded by the coding sequence ATGAGCGATGGGGGTACCTCCCGCGCGAGCGTGTTCGAGCGTGGGGGAGCGCGTAAGGCCGCCGAGGAGTTGGCCCACCTCTCCGGTTTCGGCAACGAGCACAGCTCCGAGGCCGTCCCGGGCGCACTGCCCGAGGGACGGAACTCGCCGCAGCGCGCACCCCTCGGGCTCTACGCGGAGCAGCTGAGCGGTACGGCGTTCACCGAGCCGAGAGCCTGCAACCGGCGGTCGTGGCTGTATCGGATCCGCCCGTCGGCAGCGCATCCGGCGTTCTCGCGCACGGACAACGGCGCGATCCGCACGGCTCCGTTCACCGGTGAGGCGCCCGACCCGAACCGGCTGCGCTGGGATCCCCTGCCCGAGCCGCCGGCCGGGACGGACTTCCTGGCCGGACTGTGGACCCTCGGCGGCAACGGCGACGCGACCCAGCGCACCGGCATGGCCGTGCACCTGTACCACGCCAACTCCTCGATGGACCGGGTCTTCGGCGACGCCGACGGGGAGCTGCTGATCGTTCCGGAGCACGGCGGGCTGCTGTTGCACACGGAGTTCGGCCGGCTGCATGTGGAGCCGGCACACATCGCGCTGATCCCGCGTGGGGTCCGCTTCCGTGTGGAGCTGCTGGACGAGTCGGCTCGCGGCTATGTGTGCGAGAACTATGGGGCCGCCTTCCGCCTCCCCGACCTCGGCCCGATCGGTGCCAACGGGCTCGCGGCCCCGCGTGACTTCCGGGCCCCGGTCGCCGCGTACGAGGACGTCGAGGGTCCGGTGGAGGTGGTCAACAAGTTCTGCGGCAACCTCTGGACGGCCACCTACGACCACTCACCGCTGGACGTGGTCGCCTGGCACGGCAACTATGTGCCGTACGTCTATGACCTGCGGCGGTTCAATGTGCTCGGCACGATCAGCCATGACCACCCCGACCCGTCGATCTTCACGGTGCTGACCTCCCCGTCCGACACCCCGGGTCTCGCGGGCGTCGACTTCGTCGTCTTCGCACCGCGCTGGCTGGTCGGCGAGGACACCTTCCGGCCGCCGTACTTCCACCGGAACGTGATGAGCGAGTACATGGGCCTGATCGAGGGCGCCTACGACGCGAAGACCTCCGGACCCGGTGGCTTCGTGGCCGGCGGCGGCTCGCTGCACAACATGATGTCGGCGCACGGACCCGACCGGGAGACCTTCGACCGGGCAAGCGCCGCCGAGCTGGTGCCGCAGAAGGTCGACGACGGGCTGGCGTTCATGTTCGAGACCCGCTGGCCGGTCACCCTCACCTCGCACGCCGCGCACGCGGAGCACCTGCAGCCCGGGTACGACGACGTGTGGCGGGGTCTGGAGCGCCACTTCCGACCCTTGCACTGA
- a CDS encoding TetR family transcriptional regulator — MKPVPHATSLRRAPVQRRSAERLTRILDACADLLDEVGYDDLSTRAVALRAGVPIGSVYRFFGNKRAMADALAQRNLERYTERVTERLKETGGGGWRAAVDAVLDEYLAMKRTAPGFSLVDFGNQIPVGARYAEPNHRVADRLTDLLSGYLDRDPDDDLRRTFLIAVETADTLVHLAFRVAPDGDPRIIEETRELLRAYLARVLD; from the coding sequence ATGAAGCCCGTGCCCCACGCGACATCGCTCCGCCGTGCGCCCGTGCAGCGGCGCAGCGCCGAACGCCTGACCCGGATCCTCGACGCGTGCGCCGACCTCCTCGACGAGGTCGGCTACGACGACCTGAGCACCCGTGCCGTCGCGCTGCGCGCCGGCGTCCCCATCGGCTCGGTCTACCGCTTCTTCGGCAACAAGCGCGCGATGGCCGACGCGCTCGCCCAGCGCAACCTCGAGCGCTACACCGAGCGCGTCACCGAGCGGCTGAAGGAGACGGGCGGCGGGGGCTGGCGGGCTGCCGTGGACGCCGTGCTCGACGAGTACCTCGCCATGAAGCGCACCGCGCCCGGCTTCTCCCTCGTCGACTTCGGCAACCAGATACCGGTCGGCGCCCGCTACGCCGAACCCAACCACCGCGTCGCCGACCGCCTCACGGACCTGCTCTCCGGCTACCTCGACCGGGACCCGGACGACGACCTGCGGCGCACCTTCCTGATCGCCGTGGAGACCGCCGACACCCTGGTCCACCTCGCCTTCCGGGTGGCGCCGGACGGGGACCCGCGGATCATCGAGGAGACCCGGGAGCTGCTGCGGGCGTATCTGGCCCGGGTCCTGGACTGA
- a CDS encoding molybdopterin oxidoreductase family protein, whose protein sequence is MSRTALRICPLCEATCGLTLTIEGTRVTGARGDRDDVFSRGFICPKGASFGAVDADPDRLRAPLVRKDGELREATWEEAFDAVAAGLRPVVERYGPNSVGVVLGNPNVHTMAGALYPPVLLAGIGTRAVFTASTVDQMPKHVSSGLLFGDANAIPVPDLDRTDHLLLIGANPLESNGSLCTAPDFPGKLKALKARGGTLTVIDPRRTRTAKLADRHIAIRPGTDALLLAAMAQVLFAENLVDLGALAPHVQGLDELREAVGDFTPEAVAPACDVDAAETRALARELAAAPTAAVYGRIGSCTVPHGTLASWLVDVLNILTGNLDRPGGALFPQAATDRTPRPAGPGRGFTLGRWHSRVSEHPEAKGELPLSALAEEIDTATVVGEPVRALVAIAANPVLSAPDGDRLDKALGSLDFMVSVDPYLNETSRHAHVVLPPPPPSQSAHHDFAFNTLAVRNQVRYTRPAVPLEPGRMSETEIQARLILAATGMHGADPAAVDTLVIDQTLGKAVNETHSPVHGRDPRELAGLLTGESGPERRLDLMLRLGPYGDGFGARPDGLSLTKLLAHPHGIDLGPLEPRLPQPLKTTSGKVELLPGPIADDLPRLRRALRERPEGLVLVGRRHLRSNNSWMHNVPALTGGTNRCTVHIHPEDAERLGVRDGAPVRVKGAGGEVTAPAEVTDSVRRGVVSVPHGWGHDRPGTRMSHAATDPGVNVNQLLDGSLLDPLSGNAVLNGVPIVVTALAP, encoded by the coding sequence GTGTCCCGCACCGCCCTGCGAATCTGCCCCTTGTGCGAGGCCACCTGCGGGCTGACGCTCACCATCGAGGGGACCCGGGTGACAGGCGCCCGCGGTGACCGCGACGACGTCTTCAGCCGCGGGTTCATCTGCCCGAAGGGCGCCTCCTTCGGTGCCGTCGACGCCGACCCCGACCGGCTGCGCGCCCCGCTCGTGCGCAAGGACGGCGAGCTGCGCGAGGCCACCTGGGAGGAGGCGTTCGACGCGGTCGCGGCGGGCCTGCGCCCGGTCGTCGAGCGCTACGGACCGAACTCCGTCGGCGTGGTCCTCGGCAACCCCAACGTGCACACCATGGCCGGCGCCCTCTACCCGCCGGTGCTGCTCGCGGGCATCGGCACCCGCGCCGTCTTCACCGCCTCCACGGTCGACCAGATGCCCAAGCACGTCTCCAGCGGGCTGCTCTTCGGCGACGCCAACGCCATCCCCGTCCCGGACCTCGACCGCACCGACCATCTGCTGCTCATCGGCGCCAACCCCCTGGAGTCCAACGGGAGTCTGTGCACCGCCCCCGACTTCCCCGGCAAGCTCAAGGCGCTCAAGGCCCGCGGCGGCACCCTCACCGTCATCGACCCGCGCCGCACCCGCACCGCCAAGCTCGCCGACCGGCATATCGCGATCCGGCCCGGCACGGACGCCCTGCTGCTCGCGGCGATGGCCCAGGTCCTGTTCGCGGAGAACCTCGTCGATCTCGGCGCACTGGCCCCCCACGTCCAGGGACTCGACGAACTCCGGGAAGCCGTAGGGGACTTCACGCCCGAGGCCGTCGCGCCCGCCTGTGACGTGGACGCCGCCGAGACGCGCGCCCTCGCCCGCGAACTGGCCGCCGCGCCCACCGCCGCCGTGTACGGCCGCATCGGCAGCTGCACGGTCCCGCACGGCACCCTGGCCAGCTGGCTCGTGGACGTCCTCAACATCCTCACCGGCAACCTCGACCGCCCCGGCGGTGCCCTCTTCCCGCAGGCGGCCACCGACCGGACGCCCCGCCCCGCCGGGCCCGGTCGCGGGTTCACGCTCGGCCGCTGGCACTCGCGGGTGAGCGAACACCCGGAGGCCAAGGGCGAGTTGCCGCTGTCCGCGCTCGCCGAGGAGATCGACACCGCCACCGTGGTGGGCGAGCCGGTCCGTGCCCTCGTCGCCATCGCCGCGAACCCCGTGCTGTCCGCCCCCGACGGCGACCGGCTCGACAAGGCGCTCGGCTCACTCGACTTCATGGTCAGCGTCGACCCCTACCTGAACGAGACCTCGCGCCACGCCCACGTCGTCCTGCCGCCGCCCCCGCCCTCGCAGAGCGCGCACCACGACTTCGCCTTCAACACCCTCGCCGTCCGCAACCAGGTCCGCTACACCCGCCCCGCCGTCCCGCTGGAACCCGGCAGGATGTCGGAGACCGAGATCCAGGCCCGGCTGATCCTGGCCGCGACCGGCATGCACGGCGCCGACCCGGCGGCCGTCGACACCCTGGTGATCGACCAGACCCTCGGCAAGGCGGTCAACGAAACGCACTCTCCCGTACACGGCCGGGACCCGCGCGAGCTGGCCGGCCTGCTGACCGGTGAGAGCGGCCCCGAGCGCCGGCTCGACCTGATGCTGCGCCTCGGCCCCTACGGCGACGGCTTCGGCGCACGACCGGACGGGCTGAGCCTCACGAAGCTGCTGGCCCATCCGCACGGCATCGACCTGGGTCCGCTCGAGCCGCGCCTGCCGCAGCCGCTGAAGACCACCAGCGGCAAGGTGGAGCTGCTGCCAGGGCCGATCGCGGACGACCTGCCGCGGCTGCGCCGGGCCCTGCGCGAGCGCCCGGAAGGACTCGTCCTCGTCGGCCGCCGCCATCTGCGTTCCAACAACAGCTGGATGCACAACGTGCCCGCCCTGACCGGCGGCACCAACCGCTGCACCGTGCACATCCACCCGGAGGACGCCGAGCGGCTCGGCGTGCGCGACGGTGCCCCGGTGCGCGTGAAGGGCGCCGGGGGAGAGGTGACCGCCCCCGCCGAGGTGACCGACAGCGTGCGCCGGGGTGTGGTGAGCGTGCCGCACGGCTGGGGCCACGACCGCCCCGGCACCCGGATGAGCCACGCGGCCACCGACCCCGGCGTCAACGTCAACCAGCTCCTCGACGGCAGCCTGCTCGACCCGCTGTCGGGCAACGCGGTGCTCAACGGCGTACCGATCGTGGTCACCGCACTGGCCCCGTGA
- a CDS encoding CitMHS family transporter → MLTILGFAMIATFLVLIMLKKMSPIAALVLIPALFCVFVGKGAKLGDYVLDGVTSLAPTAAMLMFAIVYFGVMIDVGLFDPIVRGILKFCKADPLRIVVGTALLAAIVSLDGDGSTTFMITVSAMYPLYKRLKMSLVVMTGVAAMANGVMNTLPWGGPTARAATALKLDASDIFVPMIPALAVGLLGVLVLSYVLGRRERSRLGVLTLDEVLVEEKERETETVLVGAGGSGSGETPVRTGGAGSGTDADAPQDSGKDETEDDGFQGLDPHRATLRPKLYWFNALLTVVLLTAMIMEWLPIPVLFLLGAALALTVNFPHMPDQKARIGAHAENVLNVAGMVFAAAVFTGVLTGTGMVDHMATWLVGNIPDGMGPHMAFVTGVLSIPLTYFMSNDGFYFGVLPVLAEAGQAHGVSSLEIARASLVGQPLHMSSPLVPAVYVLVGMAKVEFGDHTRFVVKWAALTSLVILGAGILFGII, encoded by the coding sequence ATGCTGACCATCCTCGGCTTCGCCATGATCGCGACCTTCCTGGTCCTGATCATGCTGAAGAAGATGTCGCCGATCGCGGCGCTCGTGCTGATCCCGGCACTGTTCTGTGTCTTCGTCGGGAAGGGCGCCAAGCTCGGGGACTACGTCCTCGACGGCGTCACCAGCCTCGCCCCCACGGCGGCGATGCTCATGTTCGCGATCGTCTACTTCGGTGTGATGATCGACGTGGGTCTCTTCGACCCGATCGTTCGCGGGATCCTGAAGTTCTGCAAGGCGGACCCGCTGCGCATCGTGGTCGGCACGGCCCTGCTCGCCGCGATCGTCTCGCTCGACGGCGACGGCTCGACCACCTTCATGATCACGGTCTCGGCGATGTACCCGCTGTACAAGCGCCTGAAGATGAGCCTGGTCGTGATGACCGGTGTCGCCGCCATGGCCAACGGCGTGATGAACACGCTTCCTTGGGGCGGACCGACGGCCCGCGCCGCCACCGCCCTGAAGCTCGACGCCAGCGACATCTTCGTCCCCATGATCCCGGCCCTGGCCGTCGGCCTGCTGGGAGTCCTCGTCCTCTCGTACGTCCTCGGCCGCCGCGAGCGCTCGCGGCTCGGCGTGCTCACGCTGGACGAGGTGCTGGTCGAGGAGAAGGAGAGGGAGACCGAGACGGTGCTCGTGGGCGCCGGCGGCTCCGGCTCCGGCGAGACTCCCGTGCGCACCGGCGGCGCGGGCTCCGGAACCGACGCGGACGCGCCGCAGGACTCAGGGAAGGACGAGACCGAGGACGACGGCTTCCAGGGCTTGGACCCCCACCGCGCCACCCTGCGCCCCAAGCTGTACTGGTTCAACGCGCTGCTCACGGTCGTCCTGCTCACCGCCATGATCATGGAGTGGCTGCCGATCCCGGTCCTGTTCCTGCTCGGCGCCGCGCTCGCCCTCACCGTCAACTTCCCGCACATGCCCGACCAGAAGGCCCGCATCGGCGCGCACGCCGAGAACGTGCTCAACGTCGCCGGCATGGTCTTCGCCGCCGCCGTCTTCACCGGGGTCCTGACCGGCACCGGCATGGTCGACCACATGGCCACGTGGCTGGTCGGCAACATCCCGGACGGCATGGGCCCGCACATGGCCTTCGTCACCGGCGTCCTGAGCATCCCGCTCACGTACTTCATGTCGAACGACGGCTTCTACTTCGGCGTCCTGCCCGTGCTCGCCGAGGCCGGCCAGGCCCACGGCGTCTCCTCCCTGGAGATCGCCCGCGCCTCCCTCGTCGGCCAGCCCCTGCACATGTCCAGCCCGCTCGTCCCTGCCGTCTACGTCCTGGTCGGCATGGCCAAGGTCGAGTTCGGCGACCACACCAGGTTCGTGGTGAAGTGGGCCGCGCTGACCTCTCTGGTGATCCTCGGCGCCGGAATCCTGTTCGGCATCATCTGA
- a CDS encoding MFS transporter, producing MVPGGNRGWLLRLVIAFGFAQGAVSMARPAVSYRALALGADERAVGVIAGVYALLPLFAAVPLGRRTDHGRCAPLLPFGVVLISGGCALSGVADSLWAMALWSGVMGLGHLCFVIGAQSLVARQSAPHEQDRNFGHFTIGASLGQLVGPIAAGALIGGPDMAGTSALALLVAGAGATVAFTSLWRIERPMTAKSRTGQGDRVPVGRILRARGVPAGILVSLSVLSATDILTAYLPVVGEHRGIAPSVIGVLLSLRAAATIACRLVLTPLLRLLGRTLLLTLTCVLAAVLCAGIALPVPVWALGLMLAALGFCLGVGQPLSMTTVVQAAPEGARSTALALRLTGNRLGQVAAPAAAGLVAGVTGVAAPFVMLGALLLLSAGSALRAPTAPGDVPAAGSVLAAGRDRGRLRRSSDI from the coding sequence ATGGTGCCCGGTGGGAACCGCGGCTGGCTGCTCCGCCTCGTCATCGCCTTCGGCTTCGCACAGGGGGCGGTGTCGATGGCCCGGCCCGCCGTCTCCTACCGGGCCCTCGCGCTGGGGGCGGACGAGCGGGCGGTCGGTGTGATCGCGGGGGTGTACGCCCTGCTCCCGCTCTTCGCCGCCGTACCGCTCGGCCGCCGCACCGACCACGGCCGCTGCGCGCCCCTGCTGCCCTTCGGCGTGGTCCTCATATCCGGCGGCTGCGCGCTGAGCGGGGTCGCGGACTCCCTGTGGGCGATGGCGCTCTGGAGCGGCGTGATGGGCCTCGGGCACCTCTGCTTCGTGATCGGCGCCCAGTCGCTCGTCGCCCGCCAGTCCGCCCCGCACGAACAGGACCGCAACTTCGGCCACTTCACCATCGGCGCCTCGCTCGGCCAACTCGTCGGCCCGATCGCGGCGGGCGCCCTGATCGGCGGTCCCGACATGGCGGGCACCAGCGCGCTCGCCCTGCTCGTCGCCGGCGCGGGCGCCACGGTCGCGTTCACCTCGCTGTGGCGCATCGAACGCCCCATGACGGCCAAGTCCCGCACCGGGCAGGGCGACCGCGTCCCGGTGGGGCGCATCCTGCGGGCCCGGGGCGTGCCCGCGGGCATCCTGGTCAGCCTCTCCGTGCTCTCCGCCACCGACATCCTCACCGCGTACCTGCCGGTGGTGGGCGAACACCGGGGCATCGCGCCGTCGGTGATCGGCGTGCTGCTCAGCCTGCGCGCGGCGGCCACCATCGCCTGCCGGCTGGTGCTGACGCCCCTGCTGAGGCTGCTCGGCCGCACCCTGCTGCTCACCCTGACCTGCGTACTGGCGGCCGTGCTGTGCGCGGGGATCGCGCTGCCGGTGCCGGTGTGGGCGCTCGGTCTGATGCTCGCCGCGCTCGGCTTCTGCCTCGGCGTCGGTCAGCCGCTGTCGATGACGACGGTCGTCCAGGCGGCTCCGGAGGGCGCCCGCTCCACGGCTCTCGCGCTGCGTCTGACCGGCAACCGCCTCGGTCAGGTCGCCGCTCCCGCCGCGGCCGGACTGGTCGCGGGCGTCACGGGCGTGGCCGCGCCGTTCGTGATGCTGGGCGCGCTGTTGCTGCTCTCGGCCGGCAGCGCGCTGCGTGCGCCGACGGCCCCGGGAGACGTCCCGGCGGCGGGGTCCGTACTCGCGGCCGGCCGGGACCGTGGCCGGTTGCGCCGGTCGAGCGACATCTGA
- a CDS encoding class F sortase has translation MVPRRRRRRPWYRTRAYRLARTALIVAVLATVVRCGGHEPAGPARAGGPAPTEAPADPAPGDADGRRDPAAGDADGRRPEPRPTASAAPTPPPRPLPRSAATTLRVPSLGIDAPVVGLRIGPDRQLGTPPLDKPKLVGWYQDGPTPGETGTAIAVGHRDTKTGPAVFAALAQTTRGSRIEARRADGRTAVYTVDRVRVFDKARFPDKEVYGPSRRPELRVLTCGGLFNRRTGYSSNVVVFAHLTATR, from the coding sequence ATGGTGCCGCGTAGGCGCAGACGCAGGCCCTGGTACCGGACCCGTGCCTACCGTCTGGCCAGGACGGCCCTGATCGTGGCCGTCCTGGCGACGGTGGTCCGGTGCGGGGGGCACGAGCCGGCCGGGCCCGCCCGGGCCGGAGGCCCGGCGCCCACCGAGGCGCCGGCGGACCCGGCCCCGGGAGACGCGGACGGGCGACGCGACCCGGCCGCGGGTGACGCCGACGGGCGGCGCCCGGAGCCGCGACCGACGGCGTCGGCCGCCCCCACGCCCCCGCCCCGGCCGCTGCCCCGGTCTGCGGCGACCACCCTGCGCGTACCCTCCCTGGGGATCGACGCTCCGGTCGTCGGGCTGCGGATCGGCCCCGACCGGCAGCTCGGGACACCGCCGCTCGACAAACCCAAACTCGTCGGCTGGTATCAGGACGGGCCCACGCCCGGCGAGACGGGCACGGCCATCGCCGTCGGCCACCGCGACACGAAGACCGGCCCCGCGGTCTTCGCCGCCCTCGCCCAGACGACCCGCGGCAGCCGGATCGAGGCCCGCCGCGCGGACGGCCGTACCGCCGTCTACACCGTGGACCGGGTACGGGTCTTCGACAAGGCGCGCTTCCCCGACAAGGAGGTGTACGGCCCGAGCAGGCGTCCCGAACTGCGCGTGCTCACCTGCGGCGGCCTCTTCAACCGCAGGACCGGCTACTCCAGCAACGTCGTCGTCTTCGCTCATCTGACCGCGACCCGCTGA
- a CDS encoding ABC transporter ATP-binding protein — MTRAISLHDVSKVYGKGVRVVDRLSLDIVPGEFLVLLGPSGCGKSTVLRMIAGLEEITGGELRLDGEYANDLLPSERDIAMVFQNFALYPNMTTRGNIGFPLRVESPGDDPGPRVDATARMLGIEDLLDRFPSQLSGGERQRVAMGRAIARHPSAFLMDEPLSNLDAKLRNHLRAEITHLTRELGVTTVYVTHDQSEAMSLGDRVAVLRGGVLQQVGAPRSVYALPRNVFVAAFIGTPRINLLRGLVRAPLDGAMTISLGKQYLRLPEPLSLDHQLLRVQQGREVIVGLRSEAVRIARPASARPGEVAISGLVEHVEFQGHEVLVHFNTGSRPALVPDLEAPRPTRPVRRRRREGTVLDRIRERAGTLRAGPVVVLEHPEEAGADPEPPEGRLPGDLVVRTTPDIEFRRGMQVPLLVDIAHLFVFDQHGERICPAPARLPDLDE, encoded by the coding sequence ATGACACGCGCCATCTCCCTGCACGACGTGAGCAAGGTCTACGGCAAGGGCGTCCGGGTGGTGGACCGGCTGTCGCTGGACATCGTGCCCGGCGAGTTCCTGGTCCTGCTCGGGCCCTCCGGGTGCGGCAAGTCCACCGTGCTGAGAATGATCGCCGGCCTGGAGGAGATCACCGGGGGCGAGCTGCGGCTCGACGGCGAGTACGCCAACGACCTGCTCCCGTCCGAGCGGGACATCGCCATGGTGTTCCAGAACTTCGCGCTCTACCCGAACATGACGACCCGCGGCAACATAGGCTTCCCGCTGCGGGTCGAGAGCCCCGGCGACGACCCGGGCCCGCGGGTGGACGCCACCGCCCGCATGCTGGGCATCGAGGACCTCCTCGACCGCTTCCCGAGCCAGCTCTCCGGCGGCGAACGCCAGCGCGTCGCCATGGGGCGGGCCATCGCCCGGCACCCCTCGGCCTTCCTGATGGACGAGCCGCTGTCCAACCTCGACGCCAAGCTCCGCAACCATCTGCGGGCCGAGATCACCCACCTCACCCGCGAGTTGGGCGTCACCACGGTCTACGTCACCCACGACCAGTCCGAGGCCATGTCGCTCGGCGACCGGGTCGCCGTCCTGCGGGGCGGGGTGCTCCAGCAGGTGGGCGCCCCCCGCTCGGTGTACGCGCTGCCCCGCAACGTCTTCGTCGCCGCCTTCATCGGCACCCCGCGCATCAACCTGCTGCGCGGCCTGGTGCGTGCCCCGCTGGACGGCGCGATGACCATCAGCCTCGGCAAGCAGTACCTGCGCCTGCCCGAACCCCTGTCCCTGGACCACCAGTTGCTGCGCGTGCAACAGGGCCGCGAGGTCATCGTGGGGCTGCGCTCGGAGGCGGTACGGATCGCGCGGCCCGCCTCCGCCCGCCCCGGCGAGGTGGCGATCAGCGGCCTGGTGGAGCACGTGGAGTTCCAGGGCCACGAGGTCCTCGTGCACTTCAACACCGGCTCCCGCCCCGCGCTCGTACCGGATCTGGAGGCCCCGCGTCCCACCCGGCCGGTCCGGCGCCGCCGCCGCGAGGGAACGGTCCTGGACCGGATCAGGGAGCGGGCGGGCACCCTGCGGGCCGGCCCCGTGGTGGTGCTGGAACATCCGGAGGAGGCCGGCGCCGACCCCGAGCCGCCCGAGGGCCGCCTGCCCGGCGATCTCGTCGTCCGCACCACTCCCGACATCGAGTTCCGGCGGGGCATGCAGGTGCCGCTGCTCGTGGACATCGCCCACCTGTTCGTCTTCGACCAGCACGGCGAACGGATCTGCCCGGCTCCGGCACGCCTTCCCGACCTGGACGAGTGA
- a CDS encoding aldehyde dehydrogenase family protein, with translation MKAHDGMYIDGAWRPAAGPDTIEVVNPADEQVLAVVPAGTAEDVDAAVRAARAALPLWARTAPAERAARLAALRDVLTARAEEIARTVTAELGSPLAFSQAVHAGVPIAVAGSYAELAATYAFEEKAGNSTVHLEPVGVVAAITPWNYPLHQIVAKVAPALAAGCTVVLKPAEDTPLTAQLFAEAVHEAGVPAGVFNLVTGLGPVAGQALAEHPGVDLVSFTGSTAVGRRIGATAGAAVKKVALELGGKSANVILPSADLAKAVNVGVANVMSNSGQTCSAWTRMLVHTSRYDEAVGLAATAAAKYGDRIGPVVNAEQQARVLGYIDKGVAEGARLVAGGSEPPREQGYFVSPTVFADVTPEMTIAQEEIFGPVLSILRYEDEEDALRIANGTVYGLAGAVWAGDREEAVAFARRMETGQVDINGGRFNPLAPFGGYKQSGVGRELGTHGLSEYLQTKSLQF, from the coding sequence ATGAAGGCACACGACGGCATGTACATCGACGGCGCCTGGCGCCCCGCCGCGGGGCCGGACACGATCGAGGTCGTGAACCCGGCCGACGAACAGGTCCTCGCCGTGGTCCCCGCGGGCACCGCCGAGGACGTCGACGCCGCCGTACGGGCCGCCCGCGCCGCCCTCCCGCTCTGGGCCCGGACCGCGCCCGCCGAGCGGGCCGCCCGGCTCGCCGCCCTCCGGGACGTGCTGACGGCCCGGGCGGAGGAGATCGCGCGGACGGTCACCGCCGAGCTCGGCTCGCCCCTCGCGTTCTCCCAGGCGGTGCACGCCGGCGTGCCGATCGCGGTCGCGGGCTCGTACGCCGAACTGGCGGCGACGTACGCCTTCGAGGAGAAGGCCGGCAACTCGACCGTCCACCTGGAGCCGGTCGGCGTGGTCGCCGCCATCACCCCCTGGAACTACCCCCTGCACCAGATCGTCGCGAAGGTGGCGCCGGCGCTCGCGGCCGGCTGCACGGTGGTGCTGAAGCCGGCCGAGGACACCCCGCTCACCGCCCAGCTGTTCGCCGAGGCGGTCCACGAGGCCGGTGTCCCGGCGGGAGTCTTCAACCTGGTCACCGGCCTCGGCCCGGTCGCGGGCCAGGCCCTCGCCGAGCACCCGGGGGTCGACCTGGTGTCCTTCACCGGCTCCACCGCCGTCGGCAGGCGGATCGGCGCGACGGCGGGCGCGGCCGTCAAGAAGGTGGCCCTGGAACTGGGCGGCAAGTCCGCCAACGTCATCCTGCCGAGCGCCGACCTGGCCAAGGCGGTCAACGTCGGAGTCGCCAACGTGATGTCCAACTCGGGCCAGACGTGCAGCGCCTGGACCCGCATGCTGGTGCACACCTCGCGCTACGACGAGGCGGTCGGACTTGCCGCCACCGCCGCCGCCAAGTACGGCGACCGGATCGGCCCGGTCGTCAACGCCGAGCAGCAGGCCCGGGTGCTCGGTTACATCGACAAGGGCGTGGCCGAGGGCGCCCGTCTGGTCGCGGGCGGCTCCGAACCGCCCCGGGAGCAGGGCTACTTCGTCAGCCCCACGGTGTTCGCCGACGTCACCCCGGAGATGACGATCGCCCAGGAGGAGATCTTCGGACCGGTCCTGTCGATCCTCCGCTACGAGGACGAGGAGGACGCCCTGCGGATCGCGAACGGCACGGTCTACGGCCTCGCCGGCGCCGTCTGGGCCGGCGACCGGGAGGAGGCGGTGGCCTTCGCCCGCCGGATGGAGACCGGCCAGGTCGACATCAACGGCGGCCGCTTCAACCCGCTCGCGCCCTTCGGCGGCTACAAACAGTCGGGTGTGGGCCGCGAACTCGGCACACACGGCCTGTCCGAGTACCTCCAGACCAAGTCCCTGCAGTTCTGA